One Maribacter cobaltidurans genomic window carries:
- the lpdA gene encoding dihydrolipoyl dehydrogenase yields the protein MSTFDVIVLGSGPGGYVTAIRASQLGFKTAIIEKESLGGVCLNWGCIPTKALLKSAQVFEYLQHAGDYGLMAEGVDKDFSAVVERSRNVADGMSKGVQFLMKKNKIEVIKGYGTLKSGKKISVKGEDGKETEYSGEHIIIATGARSRELPSLPQDGKKIIGYREAMTLPEQPKKMIVVGSGAIGIEFAYFYNSMGTEVTVVEYLPNIVPVEDEDVSKQLERSFKKAGVKIMTSAEVTSVDTSGEGVKATVKTAKGEQVLEADIVLSAVGIKTNIENIGLEDVGIATDRDKILVNDYYQTNIPGYYAIGDVTPGQALAHVASAEGILCVEKIAGMHVEPLDYGNIPGCTYCSPEIASVGLTEKQAKEKGLDIKVGKFPFSASGKAKASGASDGFVKVIFDAKYGEWLGCHMIGAGVTDMIAEAVVARKLETTGHEVLKAVHPHPTMSEAVMEAVADAYDEVIHL from the coding sequence ATGAGCACTTTCGATGTTATTGTTTTGGGTAGTGGACCTGGAGGTTATGTTACTGCTATTAGAGCTTCTCAGTTAGGTTTTAAAACCGCTATAATTGAAAAGGAGAGTTTAGGTGGTGTCTGCCTTAATTGGGGATGTATCCCAACCAAAGCATTGTTAAAGTCCGCCCAGGTATTCGAGTATTTACAACATGCAGGGGATTATGGTTTAATGGCCGAAGGTGTGGACAAGGATTTTAGTGCCGTTGTTGAAAGAAGTAGAAATGTGGCCGACGGCATGAGCAAAGGTGTTCAATTCTTGATGAAAAAAAACAAGATTGAGGTCATAAAGGGCTACGGAACCTTAAAATCCGGAAAGAAAATTTCTGTAAAAGGGGAAGACGGCAAGGAAACGGAGTATAGTGGAGAGCATATTATTATTGCGACCGGTGCCCGAAGCAGGGAATTACCAAGTCTACCCCAGGACGGTAAAAAAATAATTGGTTACAGGGAAGCCATGACACTTCCGGAGCAACCTAAAAAAATGATTGTAGTAGGCAGTGGTGCCATAGGTATTGAATTTGCCTATTTCTATAATTCTATGGGTACTGAGGTAACCGTAGTGGAATATTTGCCCAACATCGTTCCCGTAGAAGATGAGGATGTATCCAAGCAATTGGAGCGCAGCTTTAAAAAGGCGGGAGTTAAAATTATGACGTCCGCAGAAGTAACCTCAGTAGATACTTCCGGTGAGGGTGTAAAGGCCACTGTAAAAACTGCTAAAGGAGAACAGGTCTTGGAAGCTGATATTGTTTTATCCGCCGTTGGTATAAAGACCAATATTGAAAATATAGGTCTTGAGGATGTTGGTATTGCTACCGATAGGGACAAGATTTTGGTGAACGATTACTATCAAACAAATATTCCTGGATACTATGCTATTGGGGACGTGACTCCTGGTCAAGCATTGGCCCATGTGGCATCTGCTGAAGGTATTCTTTGCGTGGAAAAAATAGCCGGCATGCATGTTGAGCCATTGGATTACGGAAATATTCCAGGATGTACTTATTGTTCCCCAGAGATTGCTTCAGTCGGCCTCACAGAGAAACAAGCAAAAGAAAAAGGTTTGGACATTAAAGTTGGTAAATTTCCTTTTTCCGCTAGTGGAAAAGCAAAGGCATCCGGTGCTTCAGATGGTTTTGTGAAAGTAATTTTTGATGCTAAATACGGTGAATGGTTAGGTTGCCACATGATTGGTGCCGGGGTTACCGATATGATTGCAGAGGCCGTTGTAGCAAGAAAGCTTGAAACTACAGGTCATGAAGTGCTTAAAGCGGTACACCCGCATCCAACGATGAGCGAGGCAGTAATGGAAGCCGTTGCAGATGCTTACGACGAAGTA
- the msrB gene encoding peptide-methionine (R)-S-oxide reductase MsrB has translation MKISVLIIVLTLFVSCKGVSQEKEMASGQNNDNPKEFEVQKTEAEWKAELTDAEFYVLRKAATENPFTSELLDNKKKGTYVCAACGTPLFKSETKFDSGTGWPSFYQEIEGNVGYDVDYKIGYKRTEEHCATCGGHLGHVFEDGPAPTGLRHCINGVALDFVEDK, from the coding sequence ATGAAAATTTCTGTTCTAATAATAGTTTTGACACTTTTTGTCAGTTGTAAAGGTGTTTCCCAAGAAAAAGAAATGGCTTCCGGCCAAAATAATGATAATCCCAAGGAATTCGAAGTTCAAAAAACAGAGGCGGAATGGAAAGCGGAACTGACCGATGCCGAATTCTATGTCCTTAGAAAAGCCGCTACCGAAAATCCTTTTACCAGTGAACTTTTGGACAATAAGAAAAAAGGAACCTACGTCTGTGCGGCATGTGGAACCCCACTTTTTAAAAGTGAGACCAAATTTGATTCAGGGACAGGATGGCCAAGTTTCTATCAGGAAATTGAAGGAAATGTTGGCTACGACGTGGATTACAAAATTGGCTACAAAAGAACAGAAGAACATTGTGCTACCTGTGGTGGGCATTTAGGTCACGTTTTTGAGGATGGTCCTGCACCTACCGGTTTAAGGCATTGCATCAACGGAGTAGCTTTGGATTTTGTAGAAGATAAGTAG
- a CDS encoding collagen-like triple helix repeat-containing protein yields the protein MKKISILLISFVMAIFFISCEGPQGPPGFDGLDGRDGIDGEDGVNILGKVVDIQGTFDAGNDYSIFYEFPQTIEVFETDVVLVYLLWDQTEDGNGDPVDIWRLMPQTRIIDQGLLQYNFDYTFFDVSIFLEADFDMGTLLPADTDDQVFRIAILPAEEAQTGKLDVTNINSVMNRLGVTENDVQKVILK from the coding sequence ATGAAAAAAATATCTATTCTTTTAATAAGTTTTGTTATGGCCATCTTTTTTATATCCTGTGAAGGCCCACAGGGACCTCCAGGTTTTGACGGTTTGGATGGACGGGATGGTATCGATGGTGAGGACGGTGTTAACATATTGGGTAAAGTCGTTGATATTCAGGGAACATTTGATGCAGGAAATGATTATTCCATATTTTATGAATTTCCCCAAACCATTGAAGTTTTTGAAACCGATGTCGTTTTGGTATATCTCTTATGGGACCAGACAGAAGATGGTAATGGCGATCCTGTAGATATTTGGAGGTTGATGCCTCAAACTAGAATCATAGACCAAGGACTTCTTCAATACAATTTTGATTATACCTTTTTTGATGTAAGCATTTTCTTGGAGGCAGATTTTGATATGGGCACCCTACTTCCTGCGGACACAGACGACCAAGTATTCAGAATTGCCATATTACCTGCAGAGGAAGCACAAACCGGCAAATTGGATGTAACAAACATAAATTCGGTAATGAACAGACTTGGGGTTACGGAGAATGATGTACAAAAAGTGATCTTAAAGTAA